The following are encoded in a window of Fusobacterium sp. genomic DNA:
- a CDS encoding short-chain fatty acid transporter: MNNQQTKQGVFKRFTSFCVFLMQKYLPDPYIFCAMLTFIVFIGAVIFTKQSPMKVIGHWTNGFWSLLSFSMQMALVLVTGHTMASSSVFKKILSSMASKLSSPKQAIVVVTLVSTIACILNWGFGLVIGAIFAKEIAKKVKGVDYRLLIASAYTGFLVWHGGLSGSIPLQVASDSVAALSKQTAGAVTENIPTSMTLFSPMNLFIVGALVIMLPLINRAMYPADNEVVTVDPKLLEEPEEKVLLRKNMTPAEKIENSKIVSIILGVMGWAYILQYFITKGFNLNLNLVNFIFLFTGILLHGTPRKFINAFGEATKGAAGILLQFPFYAGIMGIMTGANADGSSLAILMSNFFVNISTTKTFPLFSFLSAGIVNFFVPSGGGQWAVQAPIVMPAGVEIGVSTAKSAMAIAWGDAWTNMIQPFWALPALGIAGLGAKDIMGYCLIVLLCSGVVISAGFLLF, encoded by the coding sequence ATGAATAATCAACAAACTAAACAAGGTGTATTTAAAAGATTCACCTCTTTCTGCGTTTTTTTAATGCAAAAATATTTGCCAGATCCATATATTTTCTGTGCAATGCTAACATTTATAGTGTTTATAGGAGCAGTTATTTTTACAAAACAGTCACCAATGAAAGTTATAGGACATTGGACAAATGGGTTTTGGTCATTATTATCATTTTCAATGCAGATGGCATTGGTACTTGTAACTGGACATACAATGGCTAGTTCAAGTGTATTTAAAAAAATATTATCAAGTATGGCATCTAAACTGTCTAGTCCTAAGCAAGCTATTGTTGTAGTAACATTGGTTTCAACTATAGCGTGTATACTAAACTGGGGATTTGGATTAGTTATAGGAGCTATTTTTGCTAAAGAAATAGCTAAAAAAGTAAAAGGTGTTGACTATAGACTTCTAATAGCTTCAGCATATACAGGATTTTTAGTGTGGCATGGAGGATTATCTGGATCTATTCCACTGCAAGTAGCTAGTGATAGTGTAGCTGCTCTTTCTAAACAAACTGCTGGAGCTGTAACTGAAAATATACCAACAAGTATGACTTTATTCTCACCAATGAATTTATTCATTGTTGGAGCACTTGTTATAATGCTTCCATTGATAAATAGAGCTATGTACCCAGCTGATAATGAAGTTGTTACTGTTGATCCAAAGTTATTGGAAGAACCTGAAGAAAAAGTTTTACTTCGTAAAAATATGACTCCAGCTGAAAAAATAGAAAACAGTAAAATTGTTTCTATTATTTTAGGAGTAATGGGATGGGCCTATATTCTTCAATATTTTATTACTAAAGGATTCAACCTTAATCTTAATCTAGTTAACTTTATATTTTTATTTACAGGAATACTTCTTCATGGTACACCTAGAAAATTCATAAATGCTTTTGGTGAAGCAACTAAAGGAGCAGCTGGAATATTGTTGCAGTTTCCATTCTATGCTGGAATTATGGGTATTATGACAGGAGCAAATGCTGATGGGTCATCACTAGCTATATTAATGTCTAATTTCTTCGTAAATATTTCTACAACAAAAACATTTCCATTGTTCTCATTCTTAAGTGCAGGAATAGTAAACTTTTTTGTACCTTCTGGAGGTGGGCAGTGGGCAGTTCAAGCACCAATTGTAATGCCAGCGGGAGTTGAAATAGGTGTTTCTACAGCTAAATCAGCTATGGCTATTGCTTGGGGAGATGCATGGACAAATATGATACAGCCATTCTGGGCTCTACCAGCGTTAGGTATTGCAGGATTAGGTGCTAAAGATATCATGGGATACTGTTTAATAGTACTACTTTGCTCAGGAGTAGTAATTTCAGCAGGATTTTTATTGTTCTAG
- a CDS encoding N-glycosylase/DNA lyase: protein MKKNAYFYEIKEIYEEKKDEIEKRLKEFSDIWKKGSNEDIHTELSFCILTPQSKAVNAWKAITTLRDNELLFNGTNEEMVEYLNIVRFKNNKAKYLVTLREQMKDKDGKIITRDFFDSISDVNEKREWIVKNIKGMAYKEASHFLRNVGFGKKISILDRHILKNLVKLEVLEEVPKSLTPKLYLEIEEKMRAYCDYVDISMDSLDLLLWYKEAGEIFK, encoded by the coding sequence ATGAAAAAAAATGCATATTTTTATGAAATAAAAGAAATTTACGAAGAAAAAAAAGATGAAATAGAGAAAAGATTAAAAGAATTTAGTGATATATGGAAAAAAGGGAGTAATGAAGATATCCACACTGAGCTTTCTTTTTGTATCCTCACGCCTCAATCTAAAGCAGTAAATGCATGGAAAGCTATTACAACACTTAGAGATAATGAACTTTTATTCAATGGAACTAATGAAGAAATGGTAGAATATCTAAATATAGTAAGATTTAAAAATAATAAGGCAAAATATCTTGTTACCCTTAGAGAACAGATGAAAGATAAAGATGGAAAAATAATAACAAGGGATTTTTTCGATAGTATCTCTGATGTGAATGAAAAAAGAGAATGGATAGTAAAAAATATTAAAGGAATGGCTTATAAAGAAGCTAGTCATTTTCTAAGAAACGTCGGATTTGGAAAGAAAATTTCGATTTTAGATAGACATATCCTGAAAAATTTAGTAAAATTAGAAGTGTTGGAAGAAGTTCCAAAATCTCTGACTCCTAAATTGTATTTAGAGATCGAAGAAAAGATGAGAGCTTATTGTGATTATGTAGATATATCTATGGATAGTTTAGATTTACTTCTATGGTACAAGGAAGCCGGAGAAATATTTAAATAA
- the atoD gene encoding acetate CoA-transferase subunit alpha produces MKNKLVSMEEAVSHVKDGMTVFIGGFLGVGTPEKIIDALIAKGVKDLTVIGNDTGFPDRGIGRLVVNNQVKKVIASHIGTNPETGRKMQSGEMEVELAPQGTLAERVRAGGNGLGGILTPTGIGTIVEEGKEILTVDGKKYILEKPLRADVALLNGSVVDELGNVIYAKTTKNFNPMMATAADTVIVFAEKLVKVGEIDPDHVMTSRIFVDYIVK; encoded by the coding sequence ATGAAAAACAAATTAGTTTCAATGGAAGAAGCTGTATCTCATGTAAAGGATGGAATGACAGTTTTTATTGGGGGATTTCTAGGAGTGGGAACACCTGAAAAAATAATAGATGCTTTAATAGCTAAAGGTGTAAAAGATCTTACTGTTATAGGTAATGATACAGGATTTCCAGACAGAGGAATTGGAAGACTTGTTGTTAATAATCAAGTCAAAAAAGTAATTGCTTCTCATATCGGAACAAACCCAGAAACTGGAAGAAAAATGCAGTCTGGTGAGATGGAAGTTGAACTAGCTCCTCAAGGAACATTGGCTGAAAGAGTGAGAGCTGGGGGAAATGGATTAGGTGGAATCTTAACACCAACTGGAATAGGAACTATTGTTGAAGAAGGGAAAGAAATTCTTACAGTAGATGGGAAAAAATATATTTTAGAAAAACCTCTAAGAGCTGATGTAGCACTTTTAAATGGTTCTGTGGTTGATGAATTAGGAAATGTTATTTATGCTAAAACAACTAAAAACTTTAACCCAATGATGGCAACAGCAGCAGATACAGTTATAGTTTTTGCAGAAAAATTAGTAAAAGTGGGAGAAATTGACCCAGATCATGTAATGACATCTAGAATATTCGTAGACTACATAGTTAAATAG
- a CDS encoding 3-oxoacid CoA-transferase subunit B, whose amino-acid sequence MELDKKLVREYIAKRVAEEFKDGYVVNLGIGLPTLVANFVPEGIDVVFQSENGIIGVGPAPEPGKEDKDIVNAGAGFVTVLPGAQFFDSCTSFGIIRGGHVDVTVLGALQVDKEGNLANWMVPGKMVPGMGGAMDLVVGAKEVIVAMEHTAKGAIKILEKCDLPLTAANQVNLIITEKGVIKVTPEGLLLTEVSPYSSIEDIKASTGAELKVADNVKILSL is encoded by the coding sequence ATGGAATTAGATAAAAAATTAGTAAGAGAATATATTGCAAAAAGAGTTGCAGAAGAATTTAAAGATGGGTATGTAGTAAACTTAGGAATAGGACTTCCTACACTAGTAGCTAACTTTGTACCAGAAGGAATAGATGTTGTATTCCAGTCAGAAAATGGAATTATTGGAGTAGGGCCAGCTCCAGAACCTGGAAAAGAAGATAAAGATATAGTAAATGCTGGAGCAGGATTTGTAACTGTTCTCCCAGGAGCACAATTCTTTGATTCTTGTACTTCATTTGGGATCATAAGAGGAGGACATGTGGATGTTACTGTTCTTGGAGCTCTTCAAGTAGATAAAGAAGGGAACTTAGCAAACTGGATGGTTCCTGGAAAAATGGTTCCTGGAATGGGTGGAGCTATGGATTTAGTAGTTGGAGCTAAAGAAGTAATAGTTGCTATGGAGCATACAGCTAAAGGAGCAATAAAAATCCTTGAGAAATGTGATCTTCCGCTAACAGCTGCTAATCAAGTAAACCTGATAATCACTGAAAAAGGTGTTATAAAAGTAACTCCAGAGGGATTACTTCTTACTGAAGTAAGTCCTTATTCTTCAATAGAAGATATAAAAGCGTCAACAGGAGCAGAATTAAAAGTTGCTGATAATGTAAAAATATTATCACTTTAA
- the miaB gene encoding tRNA (N6-isopentenyl adenosine(37)-C2)-methylthiotransferase MiaB, whose amino-acid sequence MKKASIITYGCQMNVNESAKIKKIFQNIGYEITENIDESDAIFLNTCTVREGAATQIYGKLGELKHIKEKRGSIIGITGCFAQEQGKELLKKFPQIDIIMGNQNIGRIPQAIDDIEHKTNKHIIYTDCEDELPPRLDADFDSKKTASISITYGCNNFCTYCIVPYVRGRERSVPLNEIIHDVKQYVEKGYKEIILLGQNVNSYGKDFENGDNFAKLLEEICKVEGDFLVRFISPHPRDFSDEVIDVIAKNDKIAKSLHLPLQSGSTRILKMMNRGYTKEQYIALAEKIKEKIPGVALTADIIVGFPGESEEDFLDTLDVVKRIQFENSFMFMYSIRQGTKAADMKEQIDLEIKKERLQRLIEIQNSCSLAESETYRGKTVRILVEGESKKNKDVLTGRTSTNKIVLFKGDKTLEGTFANVKINDCKTWTLYGEIVD is encoded by the coding sequence GTGAAAAAAGCATCGATTATAACATATGGATGTCAAATGAATGTAAATGAAAGTGCTAAAATAAAGAAAATTTTTCAAAATATAGGATATGAAATAACTGAAAATATAGATGAATCAGATGCAATTTTTCTTAATACATGTACAGTAAGAGAAGGAGCAGCAACACAAATATATGGAAAATTAGGAGAACTAAAGCATATAAAAGAAAAGAGAGGAAGTATTATAGGAATTACTGGATGTTTTGCACAAGAACAAGGAAAAGAACTCTTAAAAAAGTTTCCTCAAATAGACATAATAATGGGAAATCAGAATATAGGAAGAATCCCTCAGGCTATTGATGATATAGAGCATAAAACAAATAAACATATAATTTATACTGACTGTGAAGATGAATTGCCTCCAAGATTGGATGCTGATTTTGATTCGAAAAAAACTGCTTCAATTTCAATAACTTATGGATGTAATAATTTTTGTACATACTGTATTGTTCCATATGTAAGAGGAAGAGAGAGATCTGTACCTTTAAATGAAATAATACATGATGTAAAACAATATGTAGAAAAAGGATATAAAGAAATAATACTTTTAGGGCAGAATGTAAATTCTTATGGAAAAGACTTTGAAAATGGAGATAATTTTGCAAAGCTTTTAGAAGAAATATGTAAAGTAGAAGGAGATTTTTTAGTAAGATTTATTTCTCCTCATCCAAGAGATTTTTCAGATGAAGTGATAGATGTCATAGCTAAAAATGATAAAATAGCAAAATCATTGCATCTTCCATTACAATCAGGTTCTACAAGAATTTTAAAAATGATGAATAGAGGATACACAAAGGAACAATATATAGCTCTTGCAGAAAAAATAAAAGAAAAAATACCAGGAGTTGCTCTTACTGCTGATATAATAGTTGGGTTTCCAGGAGAGAGTGAAGAAGATTTTTTAGATACTTTAGATGTAGTAAAAAGAATACAGTTTGAAAATTCATTTATGTTTATGTATTCAATAAGACAAGGAACAAAAGCAGCTGATATGAAGGAGCAAATAGATTTAGAAATAAAAAAAGAGAGACTTCAAAGATTAATAGAAATTCAAAATAGTTGTTCGTTAGCTGAGAGTGAAACTTATAGAGGAAAAACAGTAAGAATATTAGTAGAAGGAGAGAGTAAGAAGAATAAAGATGTTCTCACTGGAAGAACTTCAACTAATAAAATAGTTCTTTTTAAAGGGGATAAAACTTTAGAGGGAACTTTTGCAAATGTAAAAATAAATGATTGTAAAACATGGACTTTATATGGTGAAATTGTAGATTAA
- the rho gene encoding transcription termination factor Rho, protein MDKLDRFLLKELQEIAKQLGLECKNGIKKSELKELIEKDIEEKEGLDIAWGSLEVLPDGYGFLRNTSVEKDVYVSASQVRKFKLRTEDIVVGEVREPSDDEKNYALRRVLLVNSGTLEAAESRVPFEDLIPSYPTERFILETDRKNVSGRIIDLIAPIGKGQRALIIAPPKAGKTMLISSIANSMIEQNKETDVWILLIDERPEEVTDIKESVIGAQVFASTFDEDPRNHIKVTEMILERAKRKVENGENIVILMDSLTRLARAYNIVIPSSGKLISGGIDPTALYYPKNFFGTARNIREGGSLTIIATVLVDTGSKMDDIIYEEFKSTGNCDIHLDRNLAELRIFPAIDIQRSGTRKEELLIPKSELESIWSIRRYLAQYDRATASRKLIDTIFNTESNKKLLEFYEKGED, encoded by the coding sequence ATGGATAAGTTGGATAGATTTCTTTTAAAAGAACTTCAAGAGATAGCAAAGCAATTAGGATTGGAATGTAAAAATGGAATAAAAAAATCTGAATTAAAAGAGCTGATAGAAAAAGATATTGAAGAAAAAGAAGGACTAGATATTGCCTGGGGAAGTCTGGAAGTACTGCCTGATGGATATGGTTTTTTAAGAAATACAAGTGTAGAAAAGGATGTATATGTATCAGCTTCACAAGTAAGGAAATTTAAGTTAAGAACTGAAGATATAGTAGTTGGAGAAGTAAGAGAACCTTCAGATGATGAAAAAAATTATGCTTTAAGAAGAGTTTTATTAGTAAATAGTGGAACTTTAGAGGCTGCTGAATCAAGGGTACCATTTGAAGATCTTATACCATCTTATCCAACTGAGAGATTTATTCTGGAGACTGACAGAAAAAATGTTTCAGGAAGGATAATAGACCTTATAGCACCAATAGGAAAAGGGCAGAGAGCTTTAATAATAGCTCCGCCAAAAGCGGGTAAAACTATGCTTATAAGTAGTATAGCAAACTCTATGATAGAACAGAATAAAGAAACAGATGTATGGATACTTTTAATAGATGAAAGACCAGAAGAAGTTACTGATATAAAAGAATCAGTAATAGGAGCTCAGGTATTTGCTTCTACATTTGATGAAGATCCAAGAAATCATATAAAAGTCACAGAAATGATATTAGAAAGAGCAAAAAGGAAAGTTGAAAATGGGGAAAATATAGTTATACTTATGGATTCTCTTACAAGACTTGCAAGAGCATATAATATAGTTATTCCTTCAAGTGGGAAACTGATATCAGGAGGGATTGATCCTACAGCTTTGTATTATCCAAAAAACTTCTTTGGAACAGCTAGAAATATAAGAGAAGGAGGAAGCTTGACTATTATAGCTACAGTTCTTGTAGATACAGGAAGTAAAATGGATGATATAATATATGAAGAATTTAAATCCACTGGGAATTGTGATATACATTTAGATAGAAATCTAGCTGAATTGAGAATATTTCCAGCCATAGATATTCAACGTTCAGGAACTAGAAAAGAAGAACTTTTAATACCAAAAAGTGAATTAGAAAGTATTTGGAGTATAAGAAGATATTTAGCTCAGTATGATAGAGCTACAGCTTCAAGAAAACTTATAGATACTATATTTAATACAGAAAGTAATAAAAAGCTTTTGGAATTTTATGAAAAAGGGGAAGACTAA